The sequence GCCAACGCCGGGAAGTCCACGCACGGCGTCTTCACCAAGCGGCCGGAGACGCTGAGCAACGACTTCTTCGGCAACCTGCTCGACATGAGCACGGAATGGCAGCCGGCCAACGGCGCGGAGGGCGTCTACGAAGGGCGCGACCGCGCCACCGGCAAGGTCAAGTGGACCGGCACCCGGGTCGACCTGATCTTCGGTTCGAACTCCGAGCTGCGCGCCCTGGCGGAGGTCTATGCCTGCACGGACTCCAAGGAAAAGTTCGTGAAGGACTTCGTGGCGGCGTGGACCAAAGTGATGAACCTGGATCGCTTCGAGCTGGCCTGAGTCCGGAGGAGGGCGGTACCGGGTCACGAACCCACGGTCAGGGTGCGGTCTGGGCAGGTTGCACCCTGACCCCAGCCCACCCCTTTCCGGCCATTTTCCCGGCTGGGAGGGCGGGCGCGGGGCTCGCCGCGCGGCCGGGCGCGCGCAGGTTTGCTTCCCCTTCGTGAGGACGTATATACTTTGCCCAATTTCGCAGCCGACTCTCCCCGGCTGGTCCTCCACCGCGGCGCTGCATGGCCGGGCTGGGGATGGTCGCAGGCTCCATCGGACGCACCCCGGCCGGCCCGGGCGGATCCTGCCCGGCTGACGGCGCGCGCCCGAGCGAAGGCAGGCTCATGCCACCTCCCCGGAGGGAGGGGAGGGTGGCCGCGCGGAGGCGCATGCAGGTCAAATTCTGGGGGGTGCGAGGCTCCACCCCCACTCCACAGATCGAGAACCTGCGCTACGGGGGCAACACCTCCTGCGTGGAGGTGCGCATCAACGGCCAGCTCTACGTCTTCGACTGCGGCACCGGCTTCCGCGTGCTGGGCAAGCGCCTGGAAGAGGAGTTCCAGAAGAAGCCCATCTACGCCCACATCTTCATCTCGCACTTCCACTGGGACCACATCCAGGGCATCCCCTTCTTCACCCCGCTGTACAACAACCGCGACAATTACTTCTTCTTCCATTCGTCGAACCGGACGCGGGGGCTGCAGCGGGCCATCGAGGAGCAGATGGCCGACCCCTACTTTCCGGTGGACATGAGCGAGATGGCGGCGCACCGCAATTTTTATGACATCGAAGAAGACCGCATCTCCTTCGACGACTGCGTGATCCAGTCCATGTGGCTGAACCACCCGCAGGGCTGCCTGGGCTTCCGCATCGAGACCGAGAAAGGGGTGCTGGTGTACGCCACCGACAACGAGCCCGGCCACCCCGTCTTCGACAAGAACGTGCGCAAGCTGGCGCAGGGCGCGGACGTGCTCATCTACGACGCCCAGTACCTGCCCGACGAGTATGAAGCCAAGCGCCGGGGCTGGGGGCACAGCCACTGGCGGGAGGCGGTCAACATCGTCATGGAGAGCGGGGCCAAGGAGCTGGTGCTCTTCCACCACGACCCCGACCACAACGACGCTTGCATCGACAGCATCGTGAAGGCGGCCCGCGACCACTATCCCAAGGTGAGGGCGGCCAGCGAGGGGATGGAGATCCAACTGTAGTCAGGAGTTGGGAGTTAGTAGTTGGTGGCCTCCCCTCCCCCTAAGTGCCTCTCCCGGCTTGCCTTCCCTGGGGCCGTCTACATATACTTTGCCAACGTCCTAGACATTCATGCCGCCCTGGGAAGGCTCTCCTTGTGCCTGCGGGGCGGCGGGGTCCGACCGCCGGAGACGTCATGAAAACCATTTCCCTGGAACAGGAAATCAACCCCTGGGAAGCGCAAGCTGCGCGCTTCGACCTGGCGGCGCAGAAACTGAATCTGGACGAAGGACTGTGGAAGATCCTGCGCTACCCCACCCGCGAGATCATCGTGCACATCCCCATCGCCATGGACGACGGGCGCATCGAGGTGTTCACCGGCTTCCGGGTGCAGCACTCCATCGCGCGCGGGCCGGCCAAGGGCGGGGTGCGCTACTCCCCCGACGTCACCCTGGACGAGGTGCGGGCGCTGGCCTCCTGGATGACCTGGAAGTGCGCGGTGGTGAACATCCCCTTCGGCGGGGCCAAGGGCGGCGTGATCTGCGATCCCAAGAAGCTTTCCATGGCGGAGCTGGAGAAGATCACGCGCCGCTATACCGCCGAACTGATCGAGTTCATCGGGCCGGAGAAGGACGTGCCGGCCCCCGACATGAACACCAACGAGCAGGTCATGGCGTGGATG comes from Terriglobales bacterium and encodes:
- a CDS encoding MBL fold metallo-hydrolase, which translates into the protein MQVKFWGVRGSTPTPQIENLRYGGNTSCVEVRINGQLYVFDCGTGFRVLGKRLEEEFQKKPIYAHIFISHFHWDHIQGIPFFTPLYNNRDNYFFFHSSNRTRGLQRAIEEQMADPYFPVDMSEMAAHRNFYDIEEDRISFDDCVIQSMWLNHPQGCLGFRIETEKGVLVYATDNEPGHPVFDKNVRKLAQGADVLIYDAQYLPDEYEAKRRGWGHSHWREAVNIVMESGAKELVLFHHDPDHNDACIDSIVKAARDHYPKVRAASEGMEIQL